The Kordia sp. SMS9 DNA window CAGCGTATGGATTTACAATAATATTGTTCTTTATTCAATCTATTTATAATTTTGACTTGCATGAAATTGATAGTATATACATACAACTTTTAATTGCTATTTTGATGATGTGCTGCCTAATCTTTACATATATTGTCTTTATTGTATTGCCCGATAAAGCTTCAGAACTTTTACGAGAAACCTATCCTGAGTATGAACTTTTGGCGTAAACTGTAACAAATTCAAAAAACGGCTACTAACCATAACAACTAAATTAACTATACAATGATTCAAAAATTTATCAGTCTTCAATGGAAAGAATTTCTCCGATCTGCTTCTTTCCAAAAAGGAGTCGCTATTAAAGTATTGCTTTTTATTGCCGCCGCGTATGTTGGTGGAATGGCAATAGTGACAGGAGCAGGATTGTACTTAGGAATTAAAAAAATGATTCCTGGTGTAGATCCTATGTTGATTGTCAACAGCTTTATTATTTTTTGGTTTATGGCCGATTTGCTACTTCGGTACTTCATGCAGCAAATGCCCGTCATGAATATTAAACCACTGATGATTATTCCCATCAAGCAAAAAAATATCATTCACTTTTTACTAGGAAAATCGGTCATTTCATTCTTCAATCTGCTACCGTTATTGGTGGCCATTCCTTACTGTATTACCGCATTAATAAATGGAAATCATTCGCCGCTTAATGTTATTTTGTGGTTGCTTTCCATTATTATAATTACACTTTCTATCAACTTTTTAAACATGTTGGTCAATAAAAGCAATACCGTATTTTATATTGTAGCAACGGTATTGGTTTCATCCATAGCATGTCAATATTTTGGAGTTTTCAATATCGCACAATATGGCGGAATGGTTTTCTACGGATTGTATATGAATCCATTCTACATCGTAGTTCCTATTGCGATTTTAGCATTGCTATATTACGCGAATTTCAACTATTTAAACAACCGTTTTTATTTGGATAGTGCCATTTCTAAAAAAGTAAAAGAAGTCAACGCGTCCGATCTTTCATGGCTTGACCGTTTTGGTTCGATGGCAACTTTTTTAAAAAACGATGTACGTATGATTTGGCGAAACAAACGTCCAAGACAAGTAGTAATCATGTCGTTTCTGTTTTTGTTTTATGGAGTTATCTTTTTTACGCAAAAAGTATACAATGATATGCCTGCAATGTTAGCGTTTGCTTCTATTTTTATTACGGCAGGATTTTTATTCTCGTTTGGGCAATTGGTGCCTTCTTGGGATAGTGAACATTACAAAATGATGATGAGCCAAAACATTCCGTACCGACAATATTTGGAGTCCAAATGGTATTTAATGGTGTTGGCAGTGTTGGTATCTTTTATATTAAGTACGCCGTATATTTACTTTGGTTGGGATAAATACGCCTTAATTGCCGCAGGTGCATCGTTCAATATCGGAATCAACACGTTTGTCACACTATTTGGTGGCGCGCTTAACAGAGTTCCTATCAAACTGAACGAAAAAGCAAAAGCATTTAGCAATACCAATGGTTTCAATCCGACACAACTGTTGATTGCGTTGCCAAAATTACTATTGCCTGTAGGACTTTTTTGGCTACCTTATTATTTGGCAGATTATAATTTAAATGCAGGCATCATCACGCTGGCAGTCAGTGGCTTGTTAGGATTGGTGTTTAAAGATTTTTTCTTGACGAAAATAGAAAAAGTATATCAAGACGGAAAATATAAAACCATTGCCGCATTTGACGAAAAATAAAAAATTACTAAACATACAAACATGATCAACATACAAAATATATCAAAAACATACGGACAAAATACCGTTTTAAAAATAGATTCACTCGACATTCCAAAAGGACAAAGTTTTGGCTTGGTAGGAAATAATGGAGCTGGAAAAACAACACTTTTTAGCTTGCTGTTAGATTTGATTCAACCTACTACAGGTCACATTGAAAATAACGGAATTACCGTTCACGAAAGTGAAGCATGGAAACCGTTTACCTCATCATTTATTGATGAAAGTTTTTTAATTGGCTATTTGACACCAGAAGAATACTTTTACTTTATTGGCGATTTGCGCGGACAAAACAAATCGGATGTAGATGCCTTATTAGCTCAGTTTGAAGATTTCTTTCACGGGGAAATTCTCAATCAGAAAAAATACCTGCGCGATTTGAGTAAAGGAAACCAGAAAAAGGTCGGAATTGTAGCGTCATTTATTGGAAATCCGGAAGTCATTATTTTAGATGAGCCTTTTGCCAACTTGGACCCAACTACGCAAATTCGACTCAAAGGAATCATTAGAAAACTATCAGAAGACAATCAAGTCACAGTTTTAGTGTCTAGTCACGATTTAATGCATGTAACCGAAGTTTCTGATCGTATTGTAGTGTTAAACAAAGGCGAAGTTGTCAAAGATATTGAAACGTCTGAAGCCACTTTAAAAGAGTTAGAAGCATTCTTCGCAAGCTCGGCGGTTGCTGCTGCTGCTTTGGAAGAGGAATAATTTTATATCACTTTATTATAAAAAAAGCACTAAACCATACATTTATGAGTATGTTTTAGTGCTTTTGTTGGTGCTATTACCAATAGTTATGTTCTTACGACAACCTTAGCTATACTTACGTAAAGGAAGTTAGTTTTAAGGTGTTACTTGCATATTAAACAAAGTTACAGACTCCCTCATGCCTGACTCTATTCTACACAAATAGAAGAACGTATCTATTAATTCCATTGTTCATTTTTCTTTTCAACTTTTTAAGGTCAAAAATTTTCGACATTGATACTCTGAACAATTCATTCGAGGGTAATAGCATTGATTTACGGTTTAACCACAAACTATAAATTATTTGTTTATCGGTAAGTACTAACACCTCTTCAATTTGTCAGTACTTTATGATTTTTTTTTGTTTTTCACTACACCAAACATGAAAATAAAAACACTAGATATCAAGACAATTAATGAAGGTACGTTGTAGCTAAGCGATAAGAGTATAATTCCTATAAACATGCATACCATTCCTAGTAAAAAATATCCTGGTATATTTATCTTTTCTTTCATTTTAAAACGTTTTTGTAACGTGTGTTGTTAGTAGTGTATTACTACATTGAAATTAACACTGAACACGGATATGTATGATCACTTTTTTAGTAAAGTGTTAATTTCAATTTTAGTGTATTGATCCGATTGAGTGATTTTAGAAATACTTATCTAAAACTGCTGCTGTTCCAAATCCTGCGGCGATACTAACTACTGCTACAATTGTTGCTGTAACAATAATTCCACCAGATACAGTTTCTAACTGCTCATCACTAAGCTCCATATTGTCTACGGTTACTTTACGTGGAATGTTTAAGTAAATTACAGAATCATCTGATTGGTCTTCTACTACAATTTTTTGAGATGCAGGCATTTTAAATGCTGGTGCAATTTCTCTAATAGTTTCTTCAGGATTTGAGATTAAACGATCTTTGAAAGATGCATTTTCCCATGCTTTGCTTACGAGCTCTTGAAACACTTCCGTGCTTTTATCCATTTGTTTTTGTGTAATCATCTTATATATGTTTTAATGTTAATACTTTAGCATTTGTGTTTACTACACATTAGTTTTTAACAGATGCATATAATGCAATTCCAGCACTAAATCCTGCAACTCCTAATGCTACCAATGCGATACTAGCAGAAACGACTAATCCTCCAGCAACTTTTTCTAATTGCTCATCCGTTAATTCCATTTCATCTAAGTTTGGTTTCGCTGGAATGTTGATATATACCACATTATCATCAGATTGATCTTGTACTACCACTCTTTTACCTTCTGGCAATTCAAATGACTTTCCTGTTACACTTTCAATTGCTGCTTTAGGATCATTGACCAATTGCAGTTTAAAAGTTTCACTTTCCCAAGCTCTAGTAATAAGCTCTTGCATTAACTCTTGTCCTTTTTCTCCGTTATTTTGTGTATTTCCCATGATTTTCTTTTTTTGAATGGTTTAATAAATTTTATGTTGGTTGATTAGCTTTTTGTGTATACGATTGGTTTGATTGGAAAACAATCAA harbors:
- a CDS encoding DUF5687 family protein; amino-acid sequence: MIQKFISLQWKEFLRSASFQKGVAIKVLLFIAAAYVGGMAIVTGAGLYLGIKKMIPGVDPMLIVNSFIIFWFMADLLLRYFMQQMPVMNIKPLMIIPIKQKNIIHFLLGKSVISFFNLLPLLVAIPYCITALINGNHSPLNVILWLLSIIIITLSINFLNMLVNKSNTVFYIVATVLVSSIACQYFGVFNIAQYGGMVFYGLYMNPFYIVVPIAILALLYYANFNYLNNRFYLDSAISKKVKEVNASDLSWLDRFGSMATFLKNDVRMIWRNKRPRQVVIMSFLFLFYGVIFFTQKVYNDMPAMLAFASIFITAGFLFSFGQLVPSWDSEHYKMMMSQNIPYRQYLESKWYLMVLAVLVSFILSTPYIYFGWDKYALIAAGASFNIGINTFVTLFGGALNRVPIKLNEKAKAFSNTNGFNPTQLLIALPKLLLPVGLFWLPYYLADYNLNAGIITLAVSGLLGLVFKDFFLTKIEKVYQDGKYKTIAAFDEK
- a CDS encoding ABC transporter ATP-binding protein; this encodes MINIQNISKTYGQNTVLKIDSLDIPKGQSFGLVGNNGAGKTTLFSLLLDLIQPTTGHIENNGITVHESEAWKPFTSSFIDESFLIGYLTPEEYFYFIGDLRGQNKSDVDALLAQFEDFFHGEILNQKKYLRDLSKGNQKKVGIVASFIGNPEVIILDEPFANLDPTTQIRLKGIIRKLSEDNQVTVLVSSHDLMHVTEVSDRIVVLNKGEVVKDIETSEATLKELEAFFASSAVAAAALEEE
- a CDS encoding NHLP leader peptide family RiPP precursor, giving the protein MITQKQMDKSTEVFQELVSKAWENASFKDRLISNPEETIREIAPAFKMPASQKIVVEDQSDDSVIYLNIPRKVTVDNMELSDEQLETVSGGIIVTATIVAVVSIAAGFGTAAVLDKYF
- a CDS encoding class IIb bacteriocin, lactobin A/cerein 7B family, with protein sequence MGNTQNNGEKGQELMQELITRAWESETFKLQLVNDPKAAIESVTGKSFELPEGKRVVVQDQSDDNVVYINIPAKPNLDEMELTDEQLEKVAGGLVVSASIALVALGVAGFSAGIALYASVKN